A window of Oncorhynchus masou masou isolate Uvic2021 chromosome 19, UVic_Omas_1.1, whole genome shotgun sequence genomic DNA:
tcactggttagaggacaacctgAATGTTGCATTTTTGATAGACGTCACCAAAACAAAAGAAACCCAACACTGTTGTCAATACTCCTATCGATTGTCATGTTTCAAATCAATTAGCTAGAGGGAAGATGAGGTTTCACGTCCTGTTAAAACTAACACAGCTCAAAAAGCCACTCGTAATCTGGAAATAATGTGTACATCACTTGTTGTTAATTACTTCCATCGATATTATGCTGAAATCAATAGAAATCAACGTTTTGGAGTGTAGTGCTGTTTAAATTAACACTTCAATGGCCACACCGAATCATGGAATAACCTATACATGGTTGGTTAGTGAGAACTTTTGGAATGTCTGATGTTGATTGACTTGACATTGGAAGAAGCTAACCACTTAGCAAGATGGATAACTATCTTCTAAATTAGCTAACCAAATGCTGAACTGcagagcatttagcacattttagGCAGTAACTTAAGTTACAAGATATCTAGCTTGTAACGATTTTGGTTTGAATTCTACAAGGTAACTAGATCACCTGGCTGCACAACAGTGAGTGACTCAAGAGACTGGGGACCTGTTTACTTTATAATGAAAAATTGTGACCTGTGAAATGTGCAATCTCAAGGTATTGCACACGTTGACTACAGGTATTTACTTAAAGTAGATAAAAATAGATGTGTATGTTTCAACAGTATTGGAAAAACCATcccgtggctatttccaaatacgcCGGTATAACACCTACTAATCTAAGGTAAAAAAGGATGTATAATTCCACTCAATTTAATTGGGTGAAATTGCAAGCTTGTTTAAGGTAGTAAAACAAACCGTCCACATTAGGGGACATTGGCACAATATAAAATCATTTCATATGTCAGAATAATTCAACATGTCAATTTAAGATGATAGTATGTTTCCTACTCCAACTGTTGCAACAATGACATTGTCACTCATTTAACCATTTAGAGTGTTGGGGGGGGAGTGCTCTCAATCACAATTTATCTGGGTGCTTTAGACTAGAGCCCCTATAGCATCTGTGCAGCAGCCTGAGGGTTTGCGGTCTGTACTATCACTGTTGCGCCAACATCCTATGGCCATAATTGTTTGGCAGTGCTTTTTATTCGATTGGCAGCTTGTTAGAGTAAATGGATTGCACAATTATCTTTAACTTGTGACTTTGGAGACCAGTCTTTCTATAGTGCTGTTGAACTAGTAAGTATGTCATTAAGATCCTGGCTCTGCTTTTGTAATGGGTCTGGACTGTAAAACTAACACGGCTAGCTCCAAACTTTTTGggaggatttttttattttttttgttttttattttttccaGTAATGATTGACACTGTTATTAAGCATGACTTCTTTTCTTTGCAGAACAATAAGATGTTTAACTACAACAACAATACTTTCGGTGGGCCCCACTCCACATCTGTCCCAGTCTGCACTGGTGCCAACAACTCTCCCTCTTGCCCCCCCACTGGTTCCCTGCTGGACAGGAAGGTAGTGGGGGCCCCCTCTGCAGGGGGCAGTGGGCTGTTCCAGCGCCGCCACTCGGTCACCCTCCCCAACACCAAATTCAACCAGAATCAGTTCATCAACAGTCTCAAGGCTGACCCCTCCTCGCTCCTGATTGGTGGTGGCAGTAACAACAAGGAGAACCGCTTCCGGGACCGCTCCTTCTCCGAGACCGGGGATCGCCTcaagccaggcagccagctccaGTGTCTTGGCGGCGGGCagggccagcagcagcagcaggtcaACTCCAGCCGCTACAAGACGGAGCTGTGCCGGCCCTTCGAGGAGAACGGCACTTGCAAGTACGGCGACAAGTGCCAGTTTGCCCACGGCATGCACGAGCTGCGTAGCCTGAGCCGCCACCCAAAGTACAAGACGGAGCTGTGCCGCACCTTCCACACCATCGGCTTCTGCCCCTACGGCCCGCGCTGCCACTTCATCCACAACGCAGAGGAACGCCGCGGCCCGCCGCCACCGTTCTCCACTTTCAACAAGATGGAGCGCCCCCGCCTCCAGCACAGCTTCAGCTTCGCCGGTTTCCCCAGCCAGGGCGGTCTACAGGACAGCCCCACCTCGGTCACCCCGCCGCCCATTTTCTCCACAGAGGACCTGGGCGAGTGGCCCAGCAACCCCTTCACCTACTCCAGCCAGGAGTTGGTCAATCTGTTTGGCCCGAGCCTAGTAGGGGGGCCCCCTGTCTTGGAGCCCAACCTGCTGGCCCCGGCGCCGCACTCCCCCACTACCCCCTGCTTCTTCCGGCCCATGTCGGAGTGTCCCCCCAGCCCCCCGGACTCTCTCTCCGACCAGGAGGGCTACCAGAGCAGCCTGGGCAGTCAAAGCGGTTCCGAATCCCCCAGCCTGGATGCCTCGCGCCGCCTGCCCATCTTCAGCAGGCTCTCCATATCTGATGATTAGAGAGCCTACACCCCCTGGGATGGATGCATGGAGTGAGAAAGTGAGTGCCTGTCTCCCCACGGTCCTGTCCCCCTCGTCTCCTGGCCTTGTTTACAACCCAGAAGTGGACATGATTCTGTGTAGCAGTGTTGTAGCCACTGAGTCCAATCAGAAAACTCAGCtaccctcccctccatctcagATGCCTCCAATTACCCAATCAAGGTGTTTTTGTTTTACCCAAACAATCATTCAGCCAAGTGGTCACTCAAGAATCGTGAGTAGCAAGTTGGCCCTGGGTGAAGTGCTACAATAACGGTGAACAGTAGAACTCAGAGGGGATGGATAAGGTCTGTGGGAAGTTTCATTATGTCCCAAGGCAGGATTTCCCTGTCGTTTTGTGTGTAGCGGTGCTGCATATCTTCACTTTGCCATTGCTGCCTGTGCCACAGCTATCTTCAAACATCCCATACTTTTACATCTCAAGAGGACTTGTGACAAATTCGTGCTCCATTTTTAAAAAGGGTCACATTTCTCTTAAAGTTAAACCATTAAAAAAAATGATTGGACGACCAGATTAAATGAAGTGCCTTGGTGTTGTCCGATCAATGTGCGGGACTACAATTGTTACTTTTTCCACGTCCTAATGattgcaaaaaatatattttttttgattaaaaaaaatatattatgagGACTAAAACacagatgtttaaaaaaaaaaatttagaATCAGGGCTGGAAGAGTTTTTCATTTTCTTTTGGCGCTACTAAGAATCCTTAGTAAATGTCTACTGGTCTGTTTGGTTTCTTTAGTTGTGTGGAAGGAGTAGGACTGTTCATCAATGTAAACTGGTCGTTAAACATTCATATGTGAGCTTGGCCTGCCCCCCCGTTCTCCTAGCCCCCAATCGGCTCAATAGCTGACTGAGATGACACCTCAGTCACCGCTGTCGAAAATCACATGAGCGCCAAGCTCTCCCATTGATTCCACCTTGTTCAACTATATTGTTTTGTAAAACCTTCAAACGGAAGGTTTGCTTGTCACTGCTTATTTAACttatcaaaatgtatttattgcTGATCTTaaagcattttttttattttgtatttatctgGATAATGAAACGATAGAATATATTTTCTTTTATGTTAAATTATGATCTTCCGTATTAATCGTAAGATTGtgaagacttttttttttttttttttttttacaggtaaTATATTATACTGCAATGACATTTTTTGTTTTGTAACTACACTTTGATTTATTTTGAAAGTGAATCTTAATTTAAATACAAAAATGCAAATGTTTTTGCGTTTATATTTATTGTTTTTCCTCTTCCCTGATATTGGACTGTGGTTTTCAGGTTCTCTATTTTGATGTCTTAATTTCTCTTCCAGTTGTGGGCTGCAGCAGCTCTCGAAGGCCCTCTAGAATGTAGACGAAGTTGAGTAACAgtcctcttcctgttaattcaCTGTCCCTTTGACTGgggaaaaaatatacattttagtaTTTAAGAAGTCACTTAGCCTATATAACCAGCAGTTATGCTGAAAACAACAAATGGAAAGCTCTTATTTTAATTAGTTATGGATGCTCACCTATTCTGCAATACCATGCATACATTTACTAGCACTTTTAGTTGATGTCTTGTTGGACCACTCGTTCCCATAAGTGCCTATCGAATACATTCCAGGTATCCCCAAGTGTTGTGCCTTTATCACATGTTTTATAACACAGCCGATTTAAGCCCAAACTTGTAGTTCAGTATAAAGGTTAACAGGATTGACACATGACATGAAAAGCAACAGTTGAATGTATTCTTTATAGCAGCTGTTGCTGTTCACTACATTAGTTTATTTGTTCtcatgtatattttttttaatgacagATTGCAGTTTAAACTTAACTAATAAAACCCATATTTCTATTGAACATCTGTCTTCCTGATTGACAAGGGTTGTTTGAGGCCTAGGTTGGCAACATTTTTGTTGTATTATCACTGTTTATGTAATGATCATATACAGCAACCCTCACATCACATGATGAGGGTGAGAGAATATTTATCAGTGGAGAAAGCGGCCCATGTACTAGAAGCTGGCTCTATTTGGGCTGGGCATTGAAGGGGAACCATAGAGTTCATGTGGGTGAAGCGGTGCTATTGAAATCTTGAGCAAACAGCCCTGCTTGTTATCCTACCACATATCTTTGACTTATCTTGCTACAGTCTACACCAGCAAACTGGGGAACTTTGTTTGAAAGTTCCCATTGAAaagccaccacacacacacacacacagaccaaaaaATGACTTAAACCATTTTCCAGGAAAACATTTCCAAGACAGGAAATCTAACTCCtgtgctttctctctctgaaactattGTTGAGGGTTGGTGTGCTGCTCTACTGTGATTTAAAGAAACTGAGGAACAGCAGCCACAACTTTCAGTGTTGCTACTTCTCGTCTTGAGGCCCTAGATCAGCCTTTCACCATGGTTACTGTAAGGTAGGAGACTAGCTTTTACAGTGTTGACTCTCCCATGTGTTTTGGCCAAGATTTCTCCCAGTCCCTCAGTTAGGCCTGTTACAGCTGATGAATTGCAGGTTCAGTTCATTTGTTATTCCACACTAGGCAGAGCAGGGCTGGTTCCCCTGAGGCCTGGACTTATCTCCAATTTCCTCACAGAGACAAGTTAGGAACCCGGCTGCTCCATTAGTCTAAGTCAATTCAAACTTAAAGCAAAACAGTGGGGCTGCATGGAATGGTACTCAGGTTTTCATTGTAGTATGCTAAGAAAAAACATCTCATTTCACTTACCTCATGCGCCAGCTACGACCTTGTTGGTTTAGTACTCTCCCGGCTGCCTTAACCCTTTTGAATGTAGCCTAGAAACCAAACCACTACCTGCTAATGACTGAAACGCCCAAGGCGTGACACTTTTTACTAGAGAGAAGTGTACTTGTTTCAACAAGTGGGTGGGTGTTGCCTGGGGTACAAGGAGTAAAATACTCAAGTGCTGCGAATCCTTAGCACACCAGTGATTTCTCATTCCTTTGAACAGACTTCTGCAGGAGGATCACTGTGCCTTTAATGGTCCAGCGCAGTCAAAATGTTCCTGTTTCATATATATTCAACCAATATAAacgcatgtaaagtgttggtcccatgtgtcATGTGCTGAAATAAGactccagaaatgttccatatgcacatttgtttacatccctgttagtgagcatttctcctttgccaagataatccatccaagtgtcaggtgtggcatatcaagaagctgattcaacagcatgatcattacacaggtgcaccttctgcAGGGGGACAAAAGGCAACTTtataatgtgcagttttgtcccaacacaatgccacagatcaaATCGAAGTTTATTTGttacgtgcgccaaatacaacaggtaatgcttacttacaggctcgaACCAATAGTGTGAAAAAAGGTATGggtaagtaaaataaaaaaactgtaaaaatacatttgaaaataagaaaaatatatataaaaatatatatatataaaaaatagcaaggctatacagacacctgttagtcaggcttattgaggtagtatgtacatgtaggtatggttaaagtgactatgcaaatatgttgaacagagagtagcagtagtgtaaacgGAGGGGTTAGTGGGAgatgggacacaatgcagatagcccagttagccaatgtgcgggagcactggttgattgggccaattgaggtagtatgtacataaatgtatggttaaagtgactatgcctataagataaacagagagtagctgcagcttaaaagaggggttgggggggggcacacaatgtaaacagtctgggtaaccattggttacctgttcagaagtcttatggcttgggagtaaaaactgttgagaagcctttttgtcctagccgtggcactccggtaccgcttgccatgcggtagtagagagaacagtctatggctggggtctttgacaatttttagggccgtcctctgacaccgcctggtgtagaagtcttggatggcaggcagctttggcccagtgatgtattgggctgtacgcactaccctctgaactGCCTTGCCGTCAGAGGcagagcaattgccataccaggcagctgtagaaccttttgaggatctcaggacccatgccaaatctttttagtttcatTAGGGGGAATAGGCTTGGTGTGccctctacacctgcattgcttgctgtttggggttttaggctgggtttctgtacagcactttgagatatcagctgagtcttggttacgttgagggataggttgttattctggcactgCCCAGTCAGgactctgaccacctccctataggctgtctcgtcattgtcggtgatcaggcctaccactgttgtgtcgtctgcaaacctaatgatggtgttggactcgtgcctggccatgcagtcatgggtgaacagggagtacaggaggggactgagcatgcacccttggggagctccagtgttgaggattagtgtagcagatgtgttgctaccaactctcaccacctgggggtgacctgccaggatccagttgcagagggaggtggttagtcccaggttcctcagcttagtgatgagctttgagggtactatggtgttaaacgctgagctgtagtcaatgaatagcattctcacacaggtgttccttttgtccaggttggaaagggcagtgtgg
This region includes:
- the zfp36l1b gene encoding mRNA decay activator protein ZFP36L1b; translated protein: MTASIASPFFDYNEMNKNNKMFNYNNNTFGGPHSTSVPVCTGANNSPSCPPTGSLLDRKVVGAPSAGGSGLFQRRHSVTLPNTKFNQNQFINSLKADPSSLLIGGGSNNKENRFRDRSFSETGDRLKPGSQLQCLGGGQGQQQQQVNSSRYKTELCRPFEENGTCKYGDKCQFAHGMHELRSLSRHPKYKTELCRTFHTIGFCPYGPRCHFIHNAEERRGPPPPFSTFNKMERPRLQHSFSFAGFPSQGGLQDSPTSVTPPPIFSTEDLGEWPSNPFTYSSQELVNLFGPSLVGGPPVLEPNLLAPAPHSPTTPCFFRPMSECPPSPPDSLSDQEGYQSSLGSQSGSESPSLDASRRLPIFSRLSISDD